The nucleotide sequence TTTAAGGATAGTTATATGTTGAGGTTAAAGATGGGAGTTATAAATTTAGCCATATCTATATAAATAGAAAATATATTCTAAAAGATACTATATGCCTCAGCATAAAATTTGTTGACATATATATTTACATTTGCTAGTATAAGTAATGTAAACATATGGTTATCAACAAAAACCTACTTATCAGATATGAAAAATAAGAAAAAATCTGTTTACAAAAAGGTTGTAACTATAATATAATATCTTAAAGAAAAAAATAAGTTAATTAAATACTGTGATAAGAAATAGTAGCATAAATAAAACTTAACAGAGAGATCTCCCTGGCTGAAAGAGATTAAGATTAAGTTTATGCGAATGCATCTTGGAGTACTGCCTCGAAATGTGAAATTAATATATACTAAAATTTTTATAGTAGACGGCAGCGGGTACGCCCGATTAAAGCGTTATGGTATGTTAGTACCTAAGTTATGAGTTGTCATATTAGTTTTTATGTGATAATTAGAGTGGAACCGCGGAGTAAACTTCTGCCTCTATATTTTAGGGGGGGAAGTTTTTTTATTTAAAAATTAAGTACTCTTAGTATGCAATTTCTATAAAGTATATTAAAACTTGTTTTTTATAAATTTTAAGGGGAGTGTATATTATGGGTTCTATGCAGTATTTTGATAACATTGCCGCTAGTTGGAATGTAATAAGAAGTGAATATTTTGAGGAAAGGTTAAAGTATAAGGTCTTATCTAAGGTTAGTATTAAGGATAAGATAACGGCTGATTTTGGGTGTGGTACAGGTTTTATAAGTCTTGCTCTTGCAAGTGACGCAAATATGGTATTTGGATTAGACAATTCCAATAATATGCTTAGAGAACTAAAAAAGTCAGCGCATGACAAAAAGCTTAATAATATATATTTACTAAAATCTTCACTTACAAGTGTAACTCTGTTTGATGAGTCCATTGATGCAGTATTTATAAATATGG is from Clostridium acetobutylicum ATCC 824 and encodes:
- a CDS encoding class I SAM-dependent methyltransferase encodes the protein MGSMQYFDNIAASWNVIRSEYFEERLKYKVLSKVSIKDKITADFGCGTGFISLALASDANMVFGLDNSNNMLRELKKSAHDKKLNNIYLLKSSLTSVTLFDESIDAVFINMALHHIKDAEKAIKEMYRVLKKDGTVVISDVSEHNGKWAREEMFDEWLGFSNEQIDMWLKNVGFKNIDIENTDLKCKGTSSRGEHTETSIFIAKAAK